The following coding sequences lie in one Pontibacter sp. G13 genomic window:
- the atpH gene encoding ATP synthase F1 subunit delta produces MVEDRIGYRYAKSLFGLATEKGQLDAVQQDMTFFREVFQENPELVRALQSPVISSEKKEAVLNAVFKGKTQSELSIDMIDMIVEKQREHVMPHIAHAFHELYDSAKGVVRGTLISAQPLEDAIKTDIVKTLEGNLGKTVVLTDETNPDLIGGFVLKVGDRQYDGSISTYLRRLKQDFAGNFAVSASE; encoded by the coding sequence ATGGTAGAAGACCGCATTGGCTATCGTTACGCTAAGTCCCTCTTTGGCCTTGCCACTGAAAAAGGACAATTGGATGCCGTACAGCAGGACATGACCTTCTTCCGAGAAGTATTCCAAGAAAATCCTGAACTCGTACGCGCCCTCCAAAGCCCGGTCATCTCCAGCGAAAAGAAGGAAGCGGTCCTGAATGCTGTCTTCAAAGGCAAAACGCAAAGTGAACTCTCCATCGATATGATCGATATGATCGTGGAAAAACAACGCGAACATGTCATGCCCCATATCGCTCACGCTTTCCATGAGCTGTATGACTCAGCCAAGGGAGTTGTTCGGGGAACCCTCATCAGCGCGCAGCCACTCGAAGATGCCATCAAGACTGATATCGTCAAGACGTTGGAAGGCAACTTGGGAAAGACCGTGGTATTGACTGATGAAACAAACCCTGATTTGATCGGTGGTTTTGTATTGAAAGTCGGAGACCGCCAGTACGATGGCTCCATCTCCACCTACTTGCGCCGGTTGAAGCAAGATTTTGCCGGCAACTTCGCAGTTTCTGCTTCTGAATAG
- the atpF gene encoding F0F1 ATP synthase subunit B, with amino-acid sequence MDILMPSFGLFFWSTVIFLTFFFILRKFAWKPILNALHERESHIEQSLKQAEEARGEMAKLKSDNEALLKEAKEERNKIVADARTLGDRLVKEAKEAAASAAEKEKEKARQEIDAEKRAALAEIKSSAAEIALEVAEKLLRKEFENKDSQKAYAQSIIADLSNN; translated from the coding sequence ATGGATATCTTAATGCCTTCATTTGGGCTGTTCTTCTGGTCTACGGTCATCTTCTTGACCTTCTTCTTCATCCTGAGGAAGTTTGCCTGGAAGCCTATCCTGAATGCTCTGCACGAACGCGAATCTCACATCGAGCAGTCCCTCAAGCAAGCTGAGGAAGCTCGTGGCGAAATGGCCAAATTGAAATCCGACAACGAAGCATTGTTGAAGGAAGCCAAAGAAGAGCGCAACAAGATTGTTGCCGATGCCAGAACGCTGGGAGACCGCCTCGTTAAAGAAGCCAAAGAAGCTGCTGCTTCTGCCGCTGAAAAAGAAAAAGAAAAAGCTCGCCAAGAAATTGACGCTGAAAAGCGCGCTGCATTGGCCGAGATCAAGAGCTCTGCTGCTGAGATCGCCTTGGAAGTTGCTGAGAAATTGCTCCGCAAAGAATTCGAAAACAAGGACAGCCAGAAAGCATACGCTCAGTCAATCATCGCTGACCTTTCCAACAACTAA
- the atpE gene encoding ATP synthase F0 subunit C, whose protein sequence is METIGIMGAGIGAGLAAIGAGMGIGRLAASSVESIARQPEAAGDIRGAMILTAAFIEGVALFAEVVCLLAVLG, encoded by the coding sequence ATGGAAACTATTGGAATCATGGGCGCCGGTATTGGCGCAGGTCTCGCTGCCATTGGTGCAGGTATGGGTATCGGTCGTTTGGCTGCTTCTTCTGTTGAGTCTATCGCTCGTCAACCTGAAGCTGCTGGTGATATCCGTGGTGCCATGATCTTGACTGCTGCGTTCATCGAGGGTGTTGCCCTCTTTGCTGAAGTAGTATGTCTGTTGGCAGTATTGGGATAA
- the atpB gene encoding F0F1 ATP synthase subunit A, protein MSVKKVLLIVLFFLGSGFGFAQDHHDHEASHASTESAEGFNASEVILHHILDSHDWHITDLPGGGEISIHLPWMFHSSRDGFVFASGSEDLLHKGYLAYHDHIYPLKEGVEVHADDHGHVHIDNWEAWEQNNTDHEVSVLDFSFTKTSFQMLLIAIVVLLVFMAVAKGYQKNRGGAPKGIQSFFEPIIIFVRDEVAKNYLGDKAIAFTPYLLTLFFFIWFSNLFGLMPFNSNIAGNISVTVALSLLTFILIQVNGSKDYWAHIFWTPGIPFPMRFILIPVEVLGIFTKPFALAIRLFANITAGHFMVLGLISLIFIMGKAGANAVGGFSIAPLSVLFTIVIFCLEMIVAIVQAYIFTLLTAVFIGMAMESHDDHH, encoded by the coding sequence ATGTCCGTTAAAAAAGTTCTGCTGATCGTCCTGTTTTTCCTTGGCTCTGGCTTCGGATTCGCACAGGACCACCATGACCACGAAGCGTCCCACGCAAGCACTGAATCTGCAGAAGGATTCAACGCTTCTGAGGTCATCCTTCACCACATCTTGGATTCCCATGACTGGCATATTACAGACCTGCCAGGTGGTGGAGAAATTTCAATCCATCTTCCTTGGATGTTCCACAGCAGCCGTGATGGATTTGTATTCGCTAGTGGGTCCGAGGATCTCCTCCACAAAGGTTACCTCGCCTACCATGACCACATCTATCCTTTGAAAGAAGGAGTTGAAGTTCACGCAGACGACCACGGACACGTCCACATCGACAACTGGGAAGCGTGGGAACAAAATAATACGGATCATGAAGTATCTGTGTTGGACTTTTCCTTCACAAAAACCAGCTTCCAGATGCTCTTGATCGCTATCGTCGTGTTGTTGGTCTTCATGGCAGTAGCCAAAGGATACCAAAAGAACAGAGGCGGTGCTCCAAAAGGCATTCAGTCTTTCTTTGAGCCGATCATCATCTTCGTTCGTGATGAAGTCGCCAAAAACTACCTCGGAGACAAGGCCATTGCATTTACTCCTTACTTGCTGACCTTATTCTTCTTTATCTGGTTCTCCAACCTGTTTGGCTTGATGCCATTCAACTCCAACATCGCCGGAAATATCTCCGTAACCGTTGCGCTCTCCTTGTTGACATTCATCCTGATTCAGGTGAATGGTAGCAAAGATTACTGGGCACACATCTTCTGGACACCCGGCATCCCCTTTCCAATGCGTTTTATCCTCATTCCTGTTGAGGTATTGGGAATCTTCACCAAGCCATTTGCATTGGCCATTCGTTTGTTCGCAAACATCACAGCCGGTCACTTCATGGTATTGGGTCTGATTTCCTTGATCTTCATCATGGGTAAAGCAGGTGCCAACGCTGTGGGAGGCTTTAGCATCGCACCACTTTCCGTCTTGTTTACCATCGTAATCTTCTGCTTGGAGATGATTGTAGCCATTGTACAGGCCTACATCTTCACGCTCCTTACAGCGGTATTCATCGGAATGGCGATGGAATCTCACGATGATCATCACTGA
- a CDS encoding AtpZ/AtpI family protein has protein sequence MSDKKNPLRDYIRYAGLGFELLACMLVFIGIGYGLDVWTETEKPWFLLGFALAGSAASIYLLVRNVGRM, from the coding sequence ATGTCTGACAAGAAAAATCCATTACGAGATTACATTCGATATGCAGGCCTAGGATTTGAGCTCCTGGCCTGCATGCTTGTTTTTATAGGTATTGGATACGGTTTGGACGTATGGACCGAAACGGAGAAGCCTTGGTTCCTGCTGGGGTTCGCTTTAGCGGGAAGTGCTGCATCTATTTATTTATTGGTGCGGAATGTCGGGCGAATGTGA
- a CDS encoding polymer-forming cytoskeletal protein, whose product MFGTKNENSRPKVTSSSAPKGSGRSNIISEGTVVVGNINAEGDLRVEGKVKGTLVCNSKLVVSATGYIEGNVDARVANIEGEIKGNVVTRELLTIDKTGKIFGDIFTQKLVVQMGAIFTGNSKMAEAAKEMLTQAPQRAKDLLAKNANSTGNNQQVPQKQKIGKAS is encoded by the coding sequence ATGTTTGGAACCAAGAACGAAAACAGCCGCCCAAAGGTAACCTCAAGCTCTGCTCCTAAGGGATCCGGCCGCTCCAACATCATCTCTGAAGGTACGGTCGTAGTCGGTAACATCAATGCAGAAGGAGATCTGCGCGTAGAAGGAAAAGTGAAGGGAACATTGGTGTGTAACTCCAAGCTTGTTGTCAGTGCTACGGGATACATCGAAGGAAATGTCGATGCGCGCGTTGCCAACATCGAAGGAGAGATCAAAGGAAATGTAGTCACCCGTGAATTGTTGACCATCGACAAGACTGGTAAGATCTTCGGTGATATCTTCACCCAGAAACTGGTTGTACAGATGGGCGCTATCTTCACAGGTAACTCCAAAATGGCTGAAGCTGCCAAGGAGATGTTGACACAAGCTCCTCAGCGTGCCAAGGATTTGCTAGCCAAAAACGCCAACTCCACTGGCAACAATCAGCAAGTACCACAAAAGCAAAAGATCGGCAAGGCAAGCTAG
- a CDS encoding peptidoglycan DD-metalloendopeptidase family protein, producing the protein MSILIASILLLISVVGGTIVMFVFVPNFHSLIPGYRSPEDIKKETASLTTALNNAELALDKCFQFTNSMKRMLAPENDSMPTLSQGKLDSLLASEMAEIAQSNAAAAPSTPASSVIESGSSDQNASATDAVRVVYVPEERNPAVRMPEKSVLMTLVAPLKGEIRNQFNPEKKHYGVDIVAEEKTLIRSICNGYVVVSEYSDDNGWIIGVASEGNILSFYKHNNRLLKEAGTYVLAGEPIAVIGNTGENTTGTHLHLELWHKGKPLDPANYIKFNR; encoded by the coding sequence TTGTCCATCCTGATTGCATCCATTCTTCTGCTGATAAGTGTGGTGGGAGGAACGATCGTGATGTTCGTATTTGTTCCCAACTTCCACTCGCTGATCCCTGGGTATCGAAGTCCTGAAGATATTAAGAAAGAAACAGCCAGTTTGACCACGGCATTGAACAATGCTGAATTGGCACTGGACAAATGCTTTCAGTTTACCAACAGCATGAAAAGAATGCTGGCCCCCGAAAATGATTCAATGCCGACACTAAGTCAAGGCAAATTAGATTCTCTACTCGCTTCGGAAATGGCAGAGATCGCACAGTCCAATGCTGCTGCGGCTCCATCGACTCCTGCATCATCGGTAATAGAATCTGGTTCTTCGGATCAAAATGCTTCGGCAACGGATGCCGTACGTGTAGTATATGTGCCAGAGGAAAGAAATCCCGCTGTAAGGATGCCCGAAAAGTCCGTGCTCATGACCCTCGTTGCTCCATTAAAGGGTGAAATTCGAAATCAATTTAATCCGGAAAAGAAGCATTATGGCGTGGATATTGTAGCAGAGGAGAAAACGTTGATCCGGTCTATTTGCAATGGCTATGTTGTCGTTTCCGAGTATTCGGATGACAACGGATGGATAATCGGTGTGGCAAGTGAAGGAAATATCTTATCTTTCTACAAGCACAACAACCGATTACTCAAAGAGGCCGGTACGTACGTCTTAGCGGGTGAGCCGATCGCGGTAATCGGAAATACCGGAGAAAACACAACAGGTACCCACCTACACCTTGAGTTGTGGCACAAAGGCAAACCGCTCGACCCAGCAAACTACATCAAGTTCAACAGATAA